From the Harpia harpyja isolate bHarHar1 chromosome 16, bHarHar1 primary haplotype, whole genome shotgun sequence genome, one window contains:
- the RNF141 gene encoding RING finger protein 141, producing the protein MRTSFYGTEVKNFTMGQQISNHTQTVINKLPEKVAKHASLVQESGFLTYEEFLGRVAELNDVTEKLASGQDKHLLFEVQPGSDSSAFWKVVVRIICTKINKASGIVEASRILNLYQFIQLYKDITSQAAGVLAQSGTSEEAAESLMSVSSCQASLWMGRVKQLTDEEECCICMDGRADLILPCAHSFCQKCIDKWSDRHRSCPVCRRQVTGASDSWVVSDAPTEDDIATYILNMVDEAGQPHRP; encoded by the exons ATGAGAACTTCTTTCTACGGAACTGAGGTGAAGAACTTCACCATGGGTCAACAAATTTCAAACCATACACAAACTGTAATTAACAAGTTGCCAGAAAAAGTAGCAAAGCATGCCTCTCTGGTTCAAGAAAGTGGTTTCCTAACATATGAAGAGTTTCTGGGAAGAGTAGCTGAACTTAATGATGT tacTGAAAAATTGGCTTCTGGACAAGACAAACATCTgttatttgaggtgcagcctggTTCTGATTCTTCTGCTTTCTGGAAGGTGGTCGTTCGGATAATATGTACTAAA ATAAATAAAGCAAGTGGCATCGTGGAAGCTTCCAGAATCTTGAACTTGTATCAGTTCATTCAACTTTATAAAGATATCACCAGTCAAGCAGCAGGAGTTCTTGCACAGAGTGGTACTTCTGAAGAAGCTGCTGAGAGTTTGATGTCTGTGTCATCTTGTCAGGCCAGCTTGTGGATGGGAAG gGTTAAACAGTTGACAGATGAAGAGGAATGTTGCATCTGCATGGATGGGCGTGCCGATTTAATCTTGCCGTGTGCTCACAGTTTCTGTCAGAAATGCATTGATAAATG GAGTGATCGTCACAGAAGCTGTCCTGTCTGCCGTCGGCAAGTGACTGGGGCAAGTGATTCTTGGGTGGTCTCAGATGCACCTACAGAAGATGATATTGCTACTTATATACTTAACATGGTAGATGAGGCGGGCCAGCCTCACAGACCCTGA